Below is a window of Brachyspira hampsonii DNA.
TTTTCTCTATAAAATCTATTAATTCATCTCTTGTTTTTGATTTCTCTTTTTCTTTAGTTATAATATAATATTAAATTTATTTTATAAAATACAACATTTTAAACTATTTTTCAAATTTTTATATAAAAATTTGAAATTTATAAAAAAAATAATAATTTAATAAAAAAACCGGTAACATTACTATTGACAATAATACTATTTAGTATATAATGTTTTCAACAAACAAAAATTAAAAATAGGGGGATTAACTATGAATGAACAATTAGAAGCTATTTATAACAAAATAGTAAAAAGAAATCCTGGCGAAGCAGAATTTCACCAAGCAGTAAAAGAAGTATTAAACACTTTGGAAGTTGTATTAAAGAAAAAACCTCATTATGTTGAACAAAAAATAATTGAGAGAATATGCGAACCTGAAAGACAAATAATGTTCAGAGTTCCTTGGATGGATGATAAAGGTGAAATACATGTAAATAGAGGATTCCGCGTACAGTTTTCAAGTGTAATAGGACCTTACAAAGGCGGACTTCGTTTTCACCCATCTGTTTATTTAGGTATTATAAAATTTTTAAGCTTTGAGCAGATATTTAAAAATGCTCTTACAGGCTTACCTATAGGCGGCGGTAAAGGAGGTTCTGACTTTGATCCTAAAGGAAAAAGCGACAATGAAGTTATGCGTTTCTGCCAAAGCTTTATGACAGAACTTCACAGACATATAGGTTATGATATTGATGTACCTGCTGGAGACATAGGAGTTGGCGGAAGAGAAATAGGTTATTTATTCGGACAGTATAAAAGACTTAAAAACAGATTTGAACCCGGTGTATTAACAGGAAAAGGTTTAGGATACGGCGGTTCTTTGGTTCGTACTGAGGCTACTGGATACGGACTTGTATATTTCACTGACCTTATGCTTAAAACTAATGGCAAAAATGGTTTTGAGGGTAAAAAAGTTGTAGTTTCTGGTTCTGGTAATGTTGCTATATATGCTATGCAGAAAGCTGCTCAATTAGGTGCTAAAGTTGTTGCTTGTTCTGACTCTAACGGAGTTATTTATGATGAAAACGGCATTAATTTAGACACTGTAAAAAGATTAAAAGAAGTAGAAAGAAAAAGAATTAAAGAATATGCTTCTGCTCATTCTTCTGCTAAATATTTAGAAAATGGAAATATTTGGGATATTGCCTGCGATATAGCTATGCCTTGTGCTACTCAAAATGAGCTTGATGCTAAAAGTGCTGAAACATTGGTTAAAAACGGATGTATATCTGTTACAGAAGGAGCTAACATGCCTGCTACTCCTGAAGCTGTTGAAGTATTCCAAAAAGCTGGAGTATTGTTCGCACCTGGAAAAGCTACAAATGCTGGAGGAGTTGCTACTTCTGCTTTGGAAATGCAGCAAAATGCTTCTATGGATAAATGGGATTTTGATTATACTGATAACAAACTTAAAAACATTATGACTAATATACACAATACTTGTTATCAAACTGCTGAAGAATACGGTTGTAAAGGCGACTATTTAAAAGGTGCTAATATAGCTGGATTTGTAAAAGTAGCTGATATAATGATACCTTACGGTTTAGTTTAATACTTTATAGTTTTTTGTAATGCTGTTAGTATAAAAATACTGACAGCATTATGTTTTTTAAATAGTTCTAAAATAATCTAATATAACTCATCAAATATCAAAAAATTATGCCTCTTTAGCTGATGCTATTTTACTGTAACCCTCCCAAGAAAATACAGTCCTTTCTTTATCATCAGCATACACTTCTTCAACATCGCATATATATAAATAATGATCTCCTGTTTCAATATACTCTTTTAAATGGCACTGTATTGCAGCTGCACTATGAAGAGGAACTTTTATGCTGCTTGTAGGAATATTCTGCATTTCTATTTCGAATTTTGATATCTTATCAATATCTCTTCCGCTATCCATACCACATTTCATAACTATTTCTTTAATATTCTCACTTGGAATTGTAATTACAACTTTTTTATTTTCTCTAACTAATTCACCGCTGTAAGAACTTTTAGCCATTGCATAAGCTATCATATTTGGATTATAAGATAAATAAGTATACCAAGATACAGTTGCTAGATTTGTACTGCCGTTAGGTTTCTGAGTGCATACTATTGCAACAGGGTTTGGAGAAGTAATTTTTGAGGCTTTAGGTAAATTTATTTTTTCCATGAAATACTCCTTATTATAAATATTTAAAATTATAATAACTTCATTATAAAAAAACAAGTACGAACAAAAAAGTGAGAAACTAACTTTCAGTAAAGCAGTAAATTAAGTATTAGAAATATATTTTTAAATGATATAGATTTATTAATTATACTATAGGATAAATAAAAATGCAGTTAGTATTAAACATAGCCAACTACATTGATTTTTCACATTTTAAATATTAGACATTTTCATTAAAAGTTTTTATAATATCTGAATACTGTCTGAACTTGAGAAGTCTAAATTTATAATTATAATTCTTTAATACTTCTTCTGCCCTATTTATAAACTCATCTTGATTGTATAAAAGCAAGTCTATATATCCGCCAATTACACCAAATGCATTACCCAATACTATACCTATTTCTTTACCGCTTCCTTTTTTACCCATAATACTTTCAAGCTCATCTGTAATTTTATTTCTTTCATCAAGAAGTTTTTTATTTATATCTTCATCTTCAAAATTATTATCTTTATTATCTGAAAAAACATAAGCTAAATATACAGCTCTTGCCCCCATTTTGGAAATATTAACAACCACATCTATATTATAATTGGCATAATCACTAATAAGCTCCATATAACAAGTATTTCCAATGAATATATCTTCTCTAAAGAAATTGTCTGTAGGTTTACACTCATAAACTGTATATCTATTTATAGGGTCTACAATAATATCCTTATTTTTATTTTTTAGAGTATCTGTTATAAAGTCATAAAGTTTTGTAAGCTCTATCATACCATCAAGTTTATTAGCTACTTTTTCAACATTTCCTAATAAGTATAATTTTAATATATTCTCACCTACTGCATGCTCAAGCATTATATAAAAAGCATTATAAGCATAATTTTCATCTAATTTATTTAATTTTTTATTATAGAACTTCAAATTAAAAAAATTAGTATTATCATCATATTCAGCGGATACTAAAATTTCTTTAAAGCTTAAATCTTTATTATACATTTTGAAATTAGAATTAGTTATATCTTGTTTTGGCATATAAGGAAAGAATTTCCATTTGCTTTTTAATTTATCAGGCATAGCATCCACTATTCTAGGAGTAAGATAAAATAAATATTCCTTACCTTCTACAGTAAATGTAAACTCATAATTACCACCGAAATTAAACTGCAAATTGTCAGATATTAAAGACACCCCATTAGAAACAAATTCAATCATTTCATCTGAAGAAAATTTATATCTATTATCTATAAAATCAGATATTTTTTCTTCATTCTCTTCAAACCATTTCCAAAATCTATTAACTCTCTCTTCAAAATTGATACCATCATCTCTGTCTTCTAAGCAAAGCATATAAAAATTATAAGCATCAATATCTTCATTATTCAAATCATAAGCCTTTTTAAAATAATTTTCTGCTTTTTCTTTTTCACCTTTATAGTAGTAAGCATAACCTACCCTATAATTCCATAAAGCATCATCAAGCCCTTCTTCTCTTATATACATTAAATTATCTAATGCATCATCATATTTTCCAACATTATTATAGGCTCTGGCAAGAAGACTAAAAAGTTCTATATCTCTTTCATCTTCTGCAATAGTATTTATAATCTCAATAATTTTTTCATGTTCATCATTTTCATGAAATTGATTGATTTTTTCAATTATGTTCATTATGTTTCCTTTTAATATTATATATTGCTAATTTATACAATATAAAAAATTTAAATATAAAATTATCATTCTATAAATTCTCTATTTCATATATGTTCAATCCTGTATTATCACTTATAAATTTTGCATCCAAACCTGATTTTTTTAAACTTTTTTAATTCTATTATGTGTATTTGAAGATGATCTGTTAAAAGTTTTTTATTATTCATCTCATAAAGCATATAACAAGAATGTATATTTTTAGTTTTATCCAAATTGAAATTCAATAGATTTATACTTATTACAGGAGTAAGCTCATCGTATCTTTCACCATGTTTTAATAATTTACTGTAATTAGCAGCCCAATAATAAAGTATGCGTTCTGGAAATCTAGAATTGCCTTGTAATTGTATTTCTATAATAACAACTGAACCATTTTGAGTAATACATTTTACATCAAGGCGTCTGCGACATCTGTCCACCTTGCGTGCCACCTTCGGTGCTATTGTTTCCTTTAGATTCCTATTTTTCTTTAGATTGAAATGGGTAAGAATTTCAACAGAACGAAAAGTTTTCATATTAGCATTAAGCATTACAGAATTAATAAAGTCCAAAAGTATAGATTCGCTGCTGCCTTTATCAGTAAAATAATCATTTAAAGAATTAAAATATTTTATTTGTTTAATATTTGATTTATTTTCCATGTATAAATTATACTAAAAAAGATTAAGTTTGTCAAAATAAAATTATTTTTTGCATTTATAGCAACACTTTTAAGTCAGCCTTATATATGAGAATTTTACACAATTAAAATAAATCTGTAAGTCTAAAATCCAAAATGATAAATATTAAAAATGTATAAACAAATCTTTTACTTATTTCTTTTTTATTTTTAGCTTTTTTAAAATCAATAGTAATATTTACTAAATCATCATATTCTATATCCTCATCAACTTTTGAAGATATTGTGAAAATATCTCCATCATTTGATGTAAATGTATATATTACATTATCTCCTAATACATCGTTGATATGCATTTCATATTTTTTAGCAAAGAAGTTAAAAGCTCCGTAGCTTGTATCTATATTTTTTATCTTTTTTATTTCTTTTTTCAAATTATCTTTATCTAATTTTATATCTGTAAATTGATTTATAGGCTGTGATAATTGGCAATCTTCAAGCTGTTTTCTCCATTTATCTATAGTTTCATCGTCCATTTCTATAGGACTTGCCAAACTCATGAAATTATCAGCATTAATTTTTATTTTTTCATTTTCTATGTTTAAATAGTTTCCATCGCTTGTATATCTGAAAGTTGTTATAAAGTTTTTATCTTTATCATACAAGTTCCATATTAAACCAGAACTAAATTTATTCATTAAATAATTATCAATAAAAACTTCTTTGAATAAATCGTAGCTTAATATATCACAGTTTATCAGCATAATACTTAAAATATGTGAGCTATGATTAATAAACTTATCTACTTCTTTTCCTAATTCTTTTATTTCTTCTTTTAATTTTTTATCAATACTTTGAGGTACTTTTTTTAATTCTTTATTATTTTTTATATCGAATAAAGTTAAAGTATAATCATTATTAACAATTAATTTATAATCATCATCTAATATTTTTTCACCTTGAAAATTAAATCCGTAATTTGGTATACATCTTAATCTAAATTCAGTATAACCTATATTAATTTTTTCTAGTAACTCATTAATCATTTCTAGTGCTTCTTTACGAATTGCACTTTTAGTTGAATTTATATATATTTTATATAATAAACTCTGAGCATATCTGCTTTCTATATTAAAGCTTATCATTGTAAGTAGATTTTTTGATTCAATAGTATAAATTAATTCTTCTATTTTCTTTAAAGCTTCATCTCCTCCGTACATAGCATAAACAAAAGCAGTAATATCTTCATCTTGATTTTTTAAATAAATCTCTTTAGTAAAATTCACAAATGATTTTAAATCAAGCAAATTAACCATATTATCAATTTTTTCTAATCTTTTAATAATTTTCTTTAAAGACAAATATTCTGAATATATATACTTTATAAGATTGATATTTACTTCTCTTGATTTATCTTTTATTAATACATGGCAATTCTTTATAAACTCAAGTTTCTTATCATATTTTTTAGCATTGTAATTTCTTTCAGCATACTTTTCTGCTTTTTCTATAGTTTTGAAATTATAATTATTTGTAACAAATGAAAGCTCTGATGAGAAATCACTTTCAAGTCTTTTTTTCAATCTTACAACTTTTTTATTTTTATCATCTGCAATAAGCTCATATATTTCTTTAACATTAAATTTTGTTATACTTATAATATCGTCCTTAGGAAAAAATGCCTGCCTATATACTTGAATTCTTGTAGGTAATTTATCCGTATCATCACAAATTATACTTATAGCTTGTAAACTATCTAAATTCCAATTTGCTAAAGATTCATAATGATCAAACTTGTGTGCATAGGCAAACAACAACATTACACTAATGACATTTCTTGTATCCCATTTATCAAGAGGCTGATTAAATTCGCCTGTAAAAGCAAACATATGCTCTATATTTGTTACTTTAGACATATTCCAGCTATTTAAAGGCTGATTAAATTTACCGCATGCTTTAAATGCATGTTCCATACTTTCAACATTAGAAGTATCCCATTTATCTAAAGGCTGATTAAAAATTTCACAGTCCTCAAATATACCTCCCATATTTTTCACATTAGATACATCCCAATCATTAAGAGGCTGATCAAAAGCTTTACAATAACGAAACGTCTTTGATAAATCTTCAACATTAGATACATTCCAATTATTTATATTCTGATTAAATTTCAAAGCCACATTAAACATATTAGACATATCTTTAACATTAGAAACATCCCATTTGTCCAAAGGTCTATTAAATGCTTCACAGCTATGAAACATATCGCTCATATCTTTCACTTTAGATACATTCCAATTATTTAAAGGCTGATTAAACTTTTTAGCACCCAAAAACATGCCAGACATATTTTCCACATTTGAAACGTCCCATTTATTTAAAGGCTGATTAAAATATGTACAATAAGCAAACATATAAATCATGTTTTTCACTTTTGATACATTCCAATTATTTAAATTAGAATTAAACTCTGTCATTGAATATTTTCCCAAAACATTGTAGTCCATATATGCAAACATATAAGACATATTCTCAACATTAGAAGTATCCCACTCTTCTATGCCATCAAAATCTTTTCTTTTACTTTCATTAAAAAGGTCGCTCATATCTGTGATAAGACTTGTATCAATACAACTAAGTTTTATACCGTTGTTGGTGAATACTAATCTTTTTAATTCTTCTTTTGTTGTTGGTTTATATTTTTTCATAATCTCATATCCTCATTATAAATTTTAATATATATAAATAGCAGCACTAAATTAACTACTAATAATAATACTTATTTATATATACTGAAAATTTTTAAGTTTGTCAATTTTTTTATTCAACTTTTTCCCGCCGCACACCGCAGGTGGGCTTCGCCAAAGTTGCTGCCGTAGGCACGCTTCGCGAAAGTGCAAGTATAAAATTAATACTAAATCATACTAAAATCGTCTTAAATGTAAGGTAATTCATAAAATTAAAGCCAAAATGTAGCCTTTCGCTAAGCGTATCCGAGCCTGTCTAGGATATAGCTTCTTTGTGGCAATACCACAGGCACTTCCTTCGGTCGCAAAAGAAGTGGGGGGCAAAGCCACCACAAACAATAAAATTAAAAGACTAAATATTTATATATTTTATATATAAATATTTAGTCTTTACAAATATATGTACTTAGTATGCTTCTCAGTACAGCAAGCCATAGACTGGATGCGGTAATAGTTCATTAATCATAAATAAAATTAGTTTTGAAACAAGTCTAATAATTCCTAATATTAAACATTTAATTAAAGAGTACAATATGTATAAAAAATAAACTTAGCTTCAGTAATACATTAAACAAATATTATAAAAGATATTTTTCGTTGTAAATATTATTGACATATAATGAAAGTTATTGTATTATGCATCATGATTTTATAATATCAAATTTGGAGTTAAAGATGTTATCCGTTATCCGTTATCCGTTATCCGTTATCCGTTATCCGTTATCCGTTATCCGTTATCCGTTATCCGTTATCCGTTATCTATCTATCTATCTATCTATCTATCTATCTATCTATCTATCTATCTATAACTTAATTAATATTACACCTATATTAAAAAAAAAACAATATTATTTTCTTGAGGTATATAAGAGGTATACAAAATGATAAATTATAATAAACTCACTTTAAAAAAAAATTATGCTTTATTCATATCAGGACAATCTCCAAGTGATAAATTCTATATCATTAAAAAGGGAAAAGTTCTATTTGAAAGCTATTTTGCAGATAATTTTAAATATGAAAATAAAAAAGGAGATATTATAGGTATGGTAAGTGCAGTTTTAGATGAGCCATATTTCTCCACAGCAAAAGTAACAGAAGAGCTGGAAGCATTAGAAATAGATGTCAAAGAAATAGAAAAAATAGATAATTCTATATTATTAAATAAAATATATCAGCATCTCATAAATATAATGGAAGTATGGGTAAAAAAATATTATTATTTTTTGTCAAAATATGCAAAAATTGATGCTTCAACTAAAATTGATGTAGAAAAGTTAGCAAAAGCATATAAAGATGCAGGATTTGATGATGCCGTTTTGAAAATTTGTGAAAATAATAAGCATATAGAAAAAAGTATAGGAAAAATTAACAAAATAGAAGAACCTAAAGAATTAGCTAAAGGTATTTTTAATTATAAAAAAGGAAGCTGTATATTTGCTGAAACTGCTGCAAGTAATCACATATATATTATTAAATCTGGTTCAGTTGGAGTATATAGTTATTTTAACGGAAAAATTATAACTAGGATAATATATTCAGATAATGATATTTTTGGATATAAGGATCTATTTGGTAAAAAATTGGTAACTACAACAGTTATAGCTATTGAAGACTCTATTATAAAAGTTTTAGATAAAAAAGAATTTGAAAGTATGATACATATTGATAAATCTGTAAGAATATATCTAATAAAAATGATGTCTGCTAGAGTATATAATACCATATTAAGAATAAAGGCAATAGATATTAATAATATTATATTAAAAATTTTAACTGTTATAGAAGGATTGGTAAAACTAGAACTTTTATTTAAAAGAACCAATTACATATCATTAATGTATACAATAGATGACATATTAAGTATGGTTTTTATAAATAATAATGACTATGTTGAAAGAGAAATAAAAAAAATAAAGAGCATCAAAATCACAAATAATAAAAATATTATAGTAAATAATGTAAAAATTTTCTTTAAAGAATATGAAAGATACCAAAAAAGAAATTCTGAAAAAATTGAAAAAGACTTATATTAGGATATAAAAATGATAAACTATAATAAAGTTCAATTTAAAAAATCTTCCATAATATTTATTGACGGACAGGAAGCAAAAAACTATTTTTATATAATCACTAAAGGAAGTATAATATCATATAATTATTTTAGTGAAAATTATAATATGAATTATAAAAAAGGAGATATTATAGGCTTAGTTAATGCTGCTATAAATGTACCTTATTTTGCAACTTCAAAAGCAGAAGAAGATA
It encodes the following:
- the gdhA gene encoding NADP-specific glutamate dehydrogenase; this encodes MNEQLEAIYNKIVKRNPGEAEFHQAVKEVLNTLEVVLKKKPHYVEQKIIERICEPERQIMFRVPWMDDKGEIHVNRGFRVQFSSVIGPYKGGLRFHPSVYLGIIKFLSFEQIFKNALTGLPIGGGKGGSDFDPKGKSDNEVMRFCQSFMTELHRHIGYDIDVPAGDIGVGGREIGYLFGQYKRLKNRFEPGVLTGKGLGYGGSLVRTEATGYGLVYFTDLMLKTNGKNGFEGKKVVVSGSGNVAIYAMQKAAQLGAKVVACSDSNGVIYDENGINLDTVKRLKEVERKRIKEYASAHSSAKYLENGNIWDIACDIAMPCATQNELDAKSAETLVKNGCISVTEGANMPATPEAVEVFQKAGVLFAPGKATNAGGVATSALEMQQNASMDKWDFDYTDNKLKNIMTNIHNTCYQTAEEYGCKGDYLKGANIAGFVKVADIMIPYGLV
- a CDS encoding flavin reductase family protein; its protein translation is MEKINLPKASKITSPNPVAIVCTQKPNGSTNLATVSWYTYLSYNPNMIAYAMAKSSYSGELVRENKKVVITIPSENIKEIVMKCGMDSGRDIDKISKFEIEMQNIPTSSIKVPLHSAAAIQCHLKEYIETGDHYLYICDVEEVYADDKERTVFSWEGYSKIASAKEA
- a CDS encoding tetratricopeptide repeat protein, with the protein product MNIIEKINQFHENDEHEKIIEIINTIAEDERDIELFSLLARAYNNVGKYDDALDNLMYIREEGLDDALWNYRVGYAYYYKGEKEKAENYFKKAYDLNNEDIDAYNFYMLCLEDRDDGINFEERVNRFWKWFEENEEKISDFIDNRYKFSSDEMIEFVSNGVSLISDNLQFNFGGNYEFTFTVEGKEYLFYLTPRIVDAMPDKLKSKWKFFPYMPKQDITNSNFKMYNKDLSFKEILVSAEYDDNTNFFNLKFYNKKLNKLDENYAYNAFYIMLEHAVGENILKLYLLGNVEKVANKLDGMIELTKLYDFITDTLKNKNKDIIVDPINRYTVYECKPTDNFFREDIFIGNTCYMELISDYANYNIDVVVNISKMGARAVYLAYVFSDNKDNNFEDEDINKKLLDERNKITDELESIMGKKGSGKEIGIVLGNAFGVIGGYIDLLLYNQDEFINRAEEVLKNYNYKFRLLKFRQYSDIIKTFNENV
- a CDS encoding BspA family leucine-rich repeat surface protein, producing the protein MKKYKPTTKEELKRLVFTNNGIKLSCIDTSLITDMSDLFNESKRKDFDGIEEWDTSNVENMSYMFAYMDYNVLGKYSMTEFNSNLNNWNVSKVKNMIYMFAYCTYFNQPLNKWDVSNVENMSGMFLGAKKFNQPLNNWNVSKVKDMSDMFHSCEAFNRPLDKWDVSNVKDMSNMFNVALKFNQNINNWNVSNVEDLSKTFRYCKAFDQPLNDWDVSNVKNMGGIFEDCEIFNQPLDKWDTSNVESMEHAFKACGKFNQPLNSWNMSKVTNIEHMFAFTGEFNQPLDKWDTRNVISVMLLFAYAHKFDHYESLANWNLDSLQAISIICDDTDKLPTRIQVYRQAFFPKDDIISITKFNVKEIYELIADDKNKKVVRLKKRLESDFSSELSFVTNNYNFKTIEKAEKYAERNYNAKKYDKKLEFIKNCHVLIKDKSREVNINLIKYIYSEYLSLKKIIKRLEKIDNMVNLLDLKSFVNFTKEIYLKNQDEDITAFVYAMYGGDEALKKIEELIYTIESKNLLTMISFNIESRYAQSLLYKIYINSTKSAIRKEALEMINELLEKINIGYTEFRLRCIPNYGFNFQGEKILDDDYKLIVNNDYTLTLFDIKNNKELKKVPQSIDKKLKEEIKELGKEVDKFINHSSHILSIMLINCDILSYDLFKEVFIDNYLMNKFSSGLIWNLYDKDKNFITTFRYTSDGNYLNIENEKIKINADNFMSLASPIEMDDETIDKWRKQLEDCQLSQPINQFTDIKLDKDNLKKEIKKIKNIDTSYGAFNFFAKKYEMHINDVLGDNVIYTFTSNDGDIFTISSKVDEDIEYDDLVNITIDFKKAKNKKEISKRFVYTFLIFIILDFRLTDLF
- a CDS encoding cyclic nucleotide-binding domain-containing protein is translated as MINYNKLTLKKNYALFISGQSPSDKFYIIKKGKVLFESYFADNFKYENKKGDIIGMVSAVLDEPYFSTAKVTEELEALEIDVKEIEKIDNSILLNKIYQHLINIMEVWVKKYYYFLSKYAKIDASTKIDVEKLAKAYKDAGFDDAVLKICENNKHIEKSIGKINKIEEPKELAKGIFNYKKGSCIFAETAASNHIYIIKSGSVGVYSYFNGKIITRIIYSDNDIFGYKDLFGKKLVTTTVIAIEDSIIKVLDKKEFESMIHIDKSVRIYLIKMMSARVYNTILRIKAIDINNIILKILTVIEGLVKLELLFKRTNYISLMYTIDDILSMVFINNNDYVEREIKKIKSIKITNNKNIIVNNVKIFFKEYERYQKRNSEKIEKDLY